A part of Fusarium oxysporum Fo47 chromosome III, complete sequence genomic DNA contains:
- a CDS encoding major facilitator superfamily domain-containing protein, whose protein sequence is MAHPSHLVHQDIDTKAPSFEVTSPKDEATDLVEPQDTSRNIGIWEALTRRNKPADLDAIATERSVFDDPHLSQFYQPPPEYENFHRFDPSERWTYREEYAVRRKTDLKIFIWILVMFFGLNIDRGNLGNAAADNLLDDLKLNTNDFNNAQNMYRIGFLVAEIPSQMIGKRLGPDRWIPVQIILWSLASGGQFFMHNRAGFFACRFFIGLFMGGFIPDSILYLSYFYKKTEMPIRLALFWFVDSMSGVVASFMAYGILHMRGVAGKEGWRWLFLLEALVSLVVGVLSFLFLVPGPTQTKTWWNPSGYFTEREEKIIVNRVLRDDPSKSGMHNREPITLGMLWKSLKDYDLWPVYAIGILFEIPTAPPKTYLTLSLRALGFSTFNTTLLAIPATVFAAVNMLWITFLTEKFHQIALFGLLTQLWVLPLLIVEYTSVQNLSHWAQYAVAFLIIGQPSVHAAQVGWCSRLSGSVRTRAISAALYNITIQLSGIASSNIYREDDKPLYHRGNKNLIGITVGTIFAYAFAKGYYTYRNRSKRTKWESMTAHEKANYLNNTSDQGNKRLDFFFDS, encoded by the coding sequence ATGGCTCACCCTAGTCATCTCGTCCATCAAGACATTGATACAAAGGCACCATCCTTTGAAGTCACCTCTCCCAAAGACGAAGCGACCGATCTGGTAGAGCCCCAAGATACCAGCCGAAACATCGGCATCTGGGAAGCCCTCACTCGTCGCAACAAACCCGCCGACCTCGACGCCATCGCCACTGAGCGTAGTGTCTTTGACGATCCCCACCTCTCCCAATTTTACCAGCCACCACCAGAGTATGAGAACTTCCATCGCTTCGACCCAAGCGAAAGATGGACTTATCGCGAAGAATACGCCGTTCGCCGCAAGACTGACCTAAAGATCTTCATCTGGATCCTCGTCATGTTCTTCGGTCTTAACATCGATCGCGGTAATCTCGGCAACGCAGCTGCTGATAATTTACTCGATGATCTCAAGCTTAATACCAACGACTTTAACAATGCGCAGAACATGTATCGCATTGGATTCCTCGTTGCAGAAATTCCTTCGCAGATGATCGGCAAGCGTCTTGGCCCTGATCGCTGGATCCCTGTTCAGATCATCCTCTGGAGTTTAGCGTCGGGCGGACAGTTCTTCATGCATAACCGTGCAGGATTCTTTGCATGCCGTTTCTTTATCGGCTTGTTCATGGGTGGTTTTATCCCAGACTCGATCCTCTATCTCTCGTACTTCTACAAGAAGACTGAGATGCCTATACGTCTTGCCCTCTTCTGGTTCGTCGATTCCATGTCTGGTGTCGTCGCCTCTTTCATGGCCTACGGTATCCTACACATGCGCGGTGTCGCTGGCAAAGAAGGCTGGCGCTGGCTGTTCCTCTTGGAAGCTTTGGTCAGCTTGGTAGTTGGCGTTCTGAGTTTCCTGTTCCTCGTCCCTGGACCGACACAGACCAAGACGTGGTGGAATCCTTCGGGCTACTTTACCGAgcgtgaggagaagatcattGTTAATCGTGTTCTTCGGGATGATCCGTCCAAGAGTGGTATGCATAATCGCGAACCGATTACGTTGGGGATGCTTTGGAAGAGTCTCAAAGATTACGACCTCTGGCCTGTGTACGCTATTGGCATACTGTTTGAGATTCCGACCGCACCGCCCAAAACTTACCTAACGTTGTCTCTTCGAGCTTTAGGCTTCAGCACTTTCAACACTACGCTCTTGGCGATTCCTGCTACAGTTTTTGCAGCTGTCAACATGCTCTGGATCACCTTTCTTACTGAGAAGTTCCATCAAATCGCCTTGTTCGGTCTCCTCACCCAGCTTTGGGTCCTTCCCTTACTCATCGTTGAGTACACATCGGTCCAGAATCTATCGCATTGGGCCCAATACGCTGTGGCATTTTTGATCATCGGCCAGCCGTCCGTGCATGCAGCTCAAGTTGGTTGGTGCTCCAGACTGTCCGGCTCGGTCCGAACCCGAGCCATCAGTGCGGCTTTGtacaacatcaccatccaaTTGTCGGGCATTGCTTCGTCCAACATTTACCGTGAGGATGACAAGCCGCTCTATCATCGCGGAAACAAGAACTTGATTGGCATCACAGTGGGAACTATCTTTGCATATGCTTTTGCCAAGGGATATTATACCTACCGGAATAGGTCCAAGAGGACTAAGTGGGAGAGCATGACTGCGCACGAAAAAGCGAATTACCTCAACAATACTAGCGACCAGGGTAACAAACGTTTGGACTTTTTCTTCGATAGCTAG
- a CDS encoding kinase-like domain-containing protein has product MAEISDSPPTPTAPFKRRLKNFTSPGENPAKYRPGGYHPVNLGDIFNDGQYKVIRKLGEGCFSIVWLAHDLRNSRYVALKILVSDQADQSQEVEILHHLAKIAPSEAPQRTTQILAEFEHKGPNGTHKCLVFEPMGPSVNQMILEFAYREDKFPSEIKYPPQMAKRILRDSLKGLAFLHKNGISHADFQPGNMLFSLNNIDSCDEAALCQEETPDEEYRIERLDGKKDKWAPEYLLTAEPLASHTSIDENLEVKLADMGGAYFLNDPPQEPVVPRALRAPELVLKGEFDKAQDIWSFGCLVFELIAGRHLFYICGPFKDETEPDDEHLLEIQDRLGPLPDELYNYWKTSSRYYTKDRQLYNWALGGVEEGEEPNMPKPSMLSTMEEAFDKESPKMTEDEAQEVKKLIRWILQYDPAKRPSAEEILRHPWFAEDSSEKAE; this is encoded by the exons ATGGCAGAAATAAGCGACTCTCCACCAACGCCAACGGCTCCTTTCAAACGGAGGTTGAAGAACTTCACATCCCCTGGCGAGAATCCCGCGAAATACCGCCCCGGAGGCTACCACCCGGTTAATCTAGGTGATATCTTCAATGATGGCCAGTACAAGGTTATTCGGAAACTTGGAGAAGGGTGTTTCTCTATTGTCTGGCTCGCCCACGACTTAAG GAACTCTCGATACGTGGCTCTGAAGATTCTTGTCTCAGACCAGGCGGACCAATCCCAGGAGGTGGAAATACTGCACCATCTTGCCAAGATTGCTCCCTCGGAAGCACCTCAGAGGACCACGCAGATTCTCGCAGAGTTTGAACACAAAGGCCCCAACGGCACGCACAAATGTCTCGTGTTTGAACCAATGGGCCCTTCCGTCAATCAAATGATTCTGGAATTTGCTTACAGAGAGGACAAGTTTCCGAGTGAGATAAAGTATCCGCCCCAGATGGCAAAACGCATCCTCAGGGACTCCTTGAAAGGGTTGGCTTTTCTTCATAAGAATGGTATCTCTCACGCAGACTTTCAGCCTGGAAATATGCTGTTCTCGCTCAACAACATTGATTCCTGCGATGAGGCGGCCCTATGCCAGGAGGAGACGCCGGACGAGGAATACCGAATTGAGAGActtgatggcaagaaggataAATGGGCACCCGAGTATCTGTTGACCGCAGAGCCACTGGCTAGCCACACGAGTATTGATGAAAACCTCGAAGTTAAACTAGCCGATATGGGTGGTG CATACTTCCTCAACGACCCCCCCCAGGAGCCGGTAGTCCCTCGTGCCCTTCGCGCTCCAGAGCTAGTCCTCAAAGGAGAATTCGACAAGGCTCAGGATATCTGGAGCTTCGGATGTCTTGTTTTTGAGTTGATCGCTGGACGACATCTTTTCTACATATGTGGTCCATTCAAAGACGAGACCGAACCAGACGATGAGCATCTTCTTGAGATTCAGGATAGGCTTGGCCCATTACCCGATGAGCTTTACAACTACTGGAAGACTTCCTCGCGCTACTACACCAAGGATAGACAACTGTACAATTGGGCgcttggtggtgttgaggagggtGAAGAGCCGAATATGCCGAAACCGTCTATGCTGTCTACTATGGAGGAAGCCTTCGATAAGGAGAGCCCAAAGATGACAGAGGATGAGGCGCaggaggtcaagaagctcattCGATGGATTCTTCAGTATGATCCTGCCAAGAGACCATCGGCTGAAGAGATCCTCCGTCACCCATGGTTTGCAGAAGATTCAAGTGAGAAGGCAGAGTAA
- a CDS encoding Alpha/Beta hydrolase protein gives MRFFQLALASLASLAAATSSFDTWAHGRVALQDVSIHFRYAGSGPPLLLVHGNPQHSLTWQFIGPILAQNYTVIAPDNRGAGDSSVPPDGNYTAAASADDLKGVLDFLNITSAYVFAHDKGVGMATALAIKYPDLVKRLALAEYVLPGFTYEQSSNPAPFWDLYQNWQLAFFQVPDLAEFLMSGKEKQFLQWYFYHGSYSGVESFSEETVNRYTSSISKPGFLRAMLGPFSSSTVYQDGNFFKAALNDSRLSVPLLGMGGEASLGLKSVLQQTFEPVSSDLEIDVIPKAGHWVADENPRWTAKRVAKFFGEDDDSLSKVDLGYLDELVTLDVGFYGTRRNFALGTQSYRLRSS, from the exons ATGCGCTTCTTTCAGCTCGCCCTCGCCTCGTTGGCTTCCCTCGCGGCAGCCACTTCATCCTTCGACACTTGGGCTCACGGCCGGGTTGCCCTACAAGACGTCAGCATTCACTTCAGATATGCAGGCTCAGGACCgccccttcttctcgtccaCGGAAATCCCCAACATAGCCTTACATGGCAATTTATCGGTCCCATTCTCGCTCAGAACTACACTGTCATTGCCCCCGATAACCGAGGCGCTGGTGATTCGAGCGTTCCTCCCGATGGGAACTACACTGCCGCTGCATCGGCAGATGATCTCAAAGGCGTACTGGATTTCCTGAACATTACCTCGGCGTATGTGTTTGCGCATGATAAGGGCGTTGGAATGGCAACTGCACTGGCTATCAAGTATCCAGATCTTGTCAAGAGACTTGCTCTGGCTGAATATGTTCTTCCAGGCTTCACCTACGAACAATCCTCAAACCCAGCGCCGTTCTGGGATCTGTATCAGAACTGGCAGTTGGCATTCTTTCAAGTTCCCGATTTAGCCGAATTTCTCATGTCGGGCAAGGAAAAGCAATTCTTGCAATGGTACTTCTACCATGGGAGCTATTCTGGCGTCGAAAGCTTTAGCGAAGAAACAGTCAACAGATACACGAGCAGTATCTCGAAGCCAGGATTTCTAAGAGCTATGCTTGGACCGTTCTCAAGTTCGACAGTTTATCAGGACGGAAACTTCTTCAAAGCCGCGCTGAACGACAGTCGTCTGAGCGTGCCGCTGCTTGGTATGGGTGGTGAGGCAAGTCTGGGACTGAAGTCGGTCCTGCAACAGACGTTTGAGCCAGTTTCATCTGATCTTGAGATTGATGTCATTCCGAAAGCTGGGCATTGGGTTG CGGATGAGAACCCTCGATGGACTGCGAAGAGAGTAGCCAAGTTCTTTGGTGAAGACGATGATAGCCTGTCAAAGGTCGACTTGGGTTACTTGGATGAGTTGGTTACACTAGACGTCGGCTTTTACGGTACGAGGAGAAACTTTGCGCTGGGCACTCA GTCTTATAGGCTACGCTCTTCGTAA
- a CDS encoding Alpha/Beta hydrolase protein, whose protein sequence is MPSISASVVSLIIKWFLQNKAVQEDEEATRQNIHDTYIRPQDHRPPSNLGSNITIDRVDVQEWPLYKISTKNSQSKSQQRKALLYIHGGSFFKEIYPQHWKLAVQIVSETDLDVLIPIYPLVPRPVATAQKLADGFVDICRLSKQPIVSIAGDSAGGTLALSTTLHLRDTAPELFAKVRSLILIAPLLDCAVDHPEALRLAKIDFWLGVTGLRISGKMFAGDLPIKHPLVSPLYGDMDKLPPLLMFGGPRDLLCADARRLKSKLLGKDVDEAPAGSVETDRLVYVEKEVRVLRGER, encoded by the exons ATGCCTTCGATATCAGCCTCAGTAGTCTCACTCATCATAAAATGGTTTCTCCAGAACAAGGCCGtccaggaagatgaggaggcGACGCGCCAGAACATTCACGACACCTACATCCGACCGCAAGACCATCGCCCTCCCAGCAATCTCGGCTCAAACATCACCATTGATCGCGTCGATGTGCAAGAATGGCCGTTATACAAGATATCCACCAAGAATTCTCAGAGTAAGAGTCAGCAGCGCAAAGCCCTTCTTTACATCCACGGCGGATCGTTCTTTAAGGAAATCTATCCCCAGCACTGGAAACTCGCCGTGCAGATTGTGAGTGAGACAGACCTGGACGTCTTGATACCGATTTATCCGCTGGTCCCAAGGCCAGTGGCTACAGCGCAGAAGCTCGCCGATGGGTTTGTTGATATCTGTCGTTTGTCGAAGCAGCCCATCGTGAGCATAGCGGGTGATTCAGCAGGCGGGACGCTCGCTCTATCAACTACTCTCCACCTACGAGACACAGCGCCTGAACTATTCGCGAAAGTGCGCTCGTTGATTCTAATAGCGCCTCTTCTTGATTGTGCAGTCGATCATCCTGAAGCACTACGTCTCGCCAAGATTGATTTCTGGCTCGGTGTAACTGGTCTTCGCATCTCAGGGAAGATGTTTGCAGGAGATTTGCCGATCAAACATCCCCTTGTTAGTCCGCTATACGGCGATATGGATAAGCTTCCACCATTGCTGATGTTTGGTGGTCCGAGGGATTTGCTCTGTGCTGATGCTAGACGGCTGAAATCCAAGTTGCTAGGCAAAGACGTGGATGAGGCTCCGGCGGGGAGTGTGGAGACGGACCGGCTTGTGtatgttgagaaggagg TGAGGGTGCTGAGGGGCGAAAGATGA